From the Leucobacter tenebrionis genome, one window contains:
- a CDS encoding mannose-1-phosphate guanylyltransferase produces the protein MSDANAPRPAIERLTCVIPAGGVGSRLWPLSRSNAPKFLLDLTGSGDSLLRATWDRLAPLAPADRLMVVTGVSHRESVQQQLPELLPQNLITESEPKDSSAAIGLAAALLELRDPDAILGSFAADHVIRGDVLFQRAVTTAVQAADRGYIATIGIHPSHPASGFGYISCGDARGDLAAFDVYDVSEFVEKPDSEQAEQYLAHGGYLWNAGMFIARASVLLDQMALSDPDLVSSLREIAANWDTDRGAEVRERLWPALPKIAIDYTVAEPAAAAGKMVCVAAHFDWDDVGDFASVANLLTRGRGSDLAVLGDGAQVLSDASSGIVVSESERLVALVGVEDVVVVDTADVLLVTTKSRAQDVKNLVNRMKVAGGGHLL, from the coding sequence ATGTCTGACGCGAATGCGCCGCGCCCCGCTATCGAGCGCCTCACCTGCGTGATCCCGGCCGGAGGCGTCGGATCCCGGCTCTGGCCGCTCTCCCGGTCGAACGCACCCAAGTTCCTGCTCGATCTCACCGGCTCGGGCGACTCCCTGCTGCGCGCCACCTGGGATCGCCTGGCGCCTCTCGCACCCGCGGATCGCCTCATGGTCGTCACGGGAGTCTCGCATCGGGAGTCGGTGCAGCAGCAGCTCCCAGAGCTCTTGCCGCAGAACCTCATCACCGAGAGCGAGCCGAAGGACTCTTCAGCGGCCATCGGACTCGCCGCGGCGCTGCTCGAACTGCGCGATCCCGACGCCATCCTCGGATCCTTCGCAGCCGACCACGTGATCCGAGGCGATGTGCTCTTCCAGCGCGCCGTCACCACGGCGGTTCAGGCGGCCGACCGCGGCTACATCGCCACGATCGGCATCCATCCCTCCCACCCGGCCTCCGGGTTCGGCTACATCTCGTGCGGCGACGCCCGGGGCGACCTGGCTGCGTTCGACGTCTACGACGTGTCCGAGTTCGTCGAGAAGCCCGATTCCGAGCAGGCCGAGCAGTACCTGGCGCACGGCGGATACCTCTGGAACGCGGGCATGTTCATCGCACGCGCCTCGGTGCTGCTCGATCAGATGGCGCTCTCGGATCCCGACCTCGTGAGCTCGCTCCGCGAGATCGCCGCGAACTGGGATACGGACCGGGGCGCCGAGGTGCGCGAGCGCCTCTGGCCGGCACTGCCGAAGATCGCGATCGACTACACCGTGGCAGAACCCGCCGCCGCCGCGGGCAAGATGGTGTGCGTCGCAGCCCACTTCGACTGGGATGACGTCGGCGACTTCGCATCGGTGGCGAACCTGCTGACCCGCGGCCGCGGCAGCGACCTCGCGGTGCTCGGCGACGGGGCGCAGGTACTCTCGGACGCGTCGAGCGGCATCGTCGTCTCCGAGAGCGAGCGGCTCGTGGCGCTCGTGGGCGTGGAGGACGTGGTGGTGGTCGACACGGCCGATGTGCTGCTCGTCACCACCAAGAGCCGCGCGCAGGACGTCAAGAACCTCGTCAACCGCATGAAGGTCGCGGGCGGCGGGCACCTGCTCTAG
- the sdhA gene encoding succinate dehydrogenase flavoprotein subunit: MTTDIHQGEEVTVKDGVTYHQFDVVIVGAGGAGMRAAIEAGPKAKTAVITKLYPTRSHTGAAQGGMAAALANVEDDNWEWHTFDTVKGGDYLVDQDAAEILAKEAIDAVIDLENMGLPFNRTPEGKIDQRRFGGHTRDHGKAPVRRACYAADRTGHMILQTLFQNCVKLGVNFYNEFYVLDLVMTGEGKNRRPAGVVAYELATGELHVFQAKSIVFATGGFGKIFKTTSNAHTLTGDGVGIIWRKGLPLEDMEFYQFHPTGLAGLGILLTEGARGEGAILRNASGERFMERYAPTIKDLAPRDIVARCMVQEVLDGRGAGPHKDYVYLDCTHLGAEVLETKLPDITEFARTYLGVDPVTEPVPVFPTAHYAMGGIPTNNAAEVLMDNETVVPGLYAAGECACVSVHGANRLGTNSLLDINVFGKRSGNNAADYAQTASFVDLPADPAKEIRELVERFRTGSGTERVADIRRELQEAMDRGAQVFRTEESLTEVLGVIHDLRVRYMNVGVQDRGKRYNTDLLEAIELGFLLDLAEVLAYTARNRKESRGGHMRDDYPNRDDENYMKHTMAYLSGDPHSADPEDHIRLDWKPVVFTKNEQGEFNYPPMERKY, encoded by the coding sequence GTGACCACAGACATCCATCAGGGCGAGGAAGTCACCGTCAAGGACGGTGTCACTTACCATCAGTTCGACGTCGTCATCGTCGGAGCGGGCGGGGCGGGCATGCGCGCCGCGATCGAGGCCGGCCCCAAGGCGAAGACCGCGGTCATCACCAAGCTGTACCCGACGCGCTCGCACACGGGAGCGGCGCAGGGCGGCATGGCGGCGGCCCTCGCGAACGTCGAGGACGACAACTGGGAGTGGCACACCTTCGACACGGTCAAGGGCGGCGACTACCTCGTCGATCAGGACGCGGCTGAGATCCTCGCGAAGGAGGCCATCGACGCGGTCATCGACCTCGAGAACATGGGTCTGCCCTTCAACCGCACGCCCGAGGGCAAGATCGACCAGCGGCGCTTCGGCGGCCACACGCGCGACCACGGCAAGGCGCCCGTGCGTCGCGCCTGCTACGCAGCCGACCGCACCGGCCACATGATCCTGCAGACGCTGTTCCAGAACTGCGTGAAGCTGGGCGTCAACTTCTACAACGAGTTCTACGTGCTCGATCTGGTGATGACCGGCGAGGGCAAGAACCGCCGCCCGGCCGGCGTCGTGGCCTACGAACTCGCCACCGGCGAGCTGCACGTCTTCCAGGCCAAGTCGATCGTGTTCGCCACGGGCGGTTTCGGCAAGATCTTCAAGACCACCTCGAACGCCCACACGCTCACGGGCGACGGCGTCGGCATCATCTGGCGCAAGGGCCTGCCCCTCGAGGACATGGAGTTCTACCAGTTCCACCCGACGGGGCTCGCGGGACTCGGCATCCTCCTCACCGAGGGCGCCCGAGGCGAGGGCGCGATCCTGCGCAACGCGAGCGGCGAGCGCTTCATGGAGCGCTATGCGCCGACCATCAAGGACCTGGCGCCGCGCGACATCGTCGCCCGCTGCATGGTGCAGGAGGTGCTCGACGGCCGCGGCGCCGGCCCGCACAAGGACTACGTCTACCTCGACTGCACCCACCTGGGCGCCGAGGTGCTCGAGACGAAGCTGCCCGACATCACGGAGTTCGCCCGCACCTATCTCGGTGTGGATCCCGTGACCGAGCCCGTGCCGGTGTTCCCCACGGCGCACTACGCCATGGGCGGCATTCCGACGAACAACGCCGCCGAGGTGCTCATGGACAACGAGACCGTGGTCCCCGGCCTCTACGCCGCGGGCGAGTGCGCCTGCGTCTCCGTGCACGGCGCAAATCGTCTCGGTACCAACTCGCTGCTCGACATCAACGTGTTCGGCAAGCGATCCGGCAACAACGCCGCCGACTACGCGCAGACCGCGAGCTTCGTCGACCTCCCCGCCGACCCGGCGAAAGAGATCCGCGAGCTGGTCGAGCGCTTCCGCACGGGCTCCGGCACCGAGCGCGTTGCAGACATCCGGCGCGAGCTGCAGGAGGCGATGGACCGCGGCGCCCAGGTGTTCCGCACCGAGGAATCGCTGACCGAGGTGCTCGGCGTGATCCACGATCTGCGCGTGCGCTACATGAACGTCGGAGTGCAGGATCGCGGCAAGCGGTACAACACGGATCTGCTCGAGGCGATCGAGCTGGGCTTCCTGCTCGACCTCGCAGAGGTGCTCGCCTACACGGCGCGCAACCGCAAGGAGAGCCGTGGCGGGCACATGCGCGACGACTACCCGAACCGCGACGACGAGAACTACATGAAGCACACCATGGCGTACCTCTCGGGTGATCCCCACTCCGCCGACCCCGAGGACCACATCCGGCTCGACTGGAAGCCGGTGGTGTTCACCAAGAACGAGCAGGGCGAGTTCAACTACCCGCCGATGGAGAGGAAGTACTAG
- a CDS encoding cache domain-containing protein yields MGTAADRALESGIEAVDEFFDGVFAPLDAWLPRLSAQLHEHLRGGPMTGAQLAALVEADAHAILDHSGRPLYGAGYCASEAVVSEGNPLAWWQGPERSLLASSTFGPGQAAIDLVRLEWYRVPQATGERHVAGPFVDYLCSNEITVTSSIPVMLDGRFSGVVCADVLVSSLEGALLPSVGELPEATLVNASGRVVVSSDPEYETGDRFAGGEVDALEGSVRVARSSRYPFALVVPR; encoded by the coding sequence GTGGGCACGGCAGCGGATCGGGCGCTCGAGAGCGGGATCGAAGCGGTCGACGAGTTCTTCGACGGCGTTTTCGCGCCGCTCGACGCCTGGCTGCCCCGGTTGAGCGCGCAGCTGCACGAGCACCTGCGGGGCGGCCCGATGACCGGTGCGCAGCTCGCGGCGCTCGTCGAGGCGGACGCGCACGCGATCCTCGATCACTCCGGACGCCCGCTCTACGGCGCGGGCTACTGCGCGAGCGAGGCGGTCGTCTCGGAGGGCAACCCGCTGGCCTGGTGGCAGGGGCCCGAACGCAGCCTGCTCGCATCGTCCACGTTCGGGCCTGGTCAGGCGGCCATCGATCTTGTGCGCCTCGAGTGGTATCGGGTGCCGCAGGCGACGGGCGAACGCCACGTGGCCGGGCCCTTCGTCGATTACCTCTGCTCGAATGAGATCACGGTGACGTCGTCGATCCCGGTGATGCTCGACGGCCGGTTCTCGGGGGTGGTCTGCGCCGACGTGCTCGTCTCCTCGCTCGAGGGTGCGCTGCTGCCCAGCGTCGGGGAGCTTCCCGAGGCCACTCTCGTGAATGCGAGCGGCCGAGTGGTGGTGTCGAGCGATCCCGAGTATGAGACGGGCGACCGCTTCGCGGGCGGCGAGGTGGATGCGCTCGAGGGCTCGGTGCGGGTGGCCCGGTCGAGCCGATACCCCTTCGCGCTCGTCGTGCCGCGGTAG
- a CDS encoding ABC transporter ATP-binding protein, with protein MHKQFGDLVAVKDLNIDIRAGEFFSMLGPSGSGKTTVLRMIAGFEEPTSGRILLHGNDVTASAPFDREVNTVFQDYALFPHLSIAENVAYGLKVRGVSKGERARLVGEALEQVQLSHVAERRPSQLSGGQRQRIALARALILRPKVLLLDEPLGALDKQLREQMQFELKQIQRDVGITFVFVTHDQEEALTLSDRVAVFNDGKIEQVGSPREVYEFPQTEFVARFLGITNLLAGDTALAILGDSSPHSVRPERVQLADPTAPAAAGTVSLPGRVLETVYAGAHTRYLVETESGMRFIAEKQNNQTPRTDPSVRRGDSVSLQFERDHAVAVPGEPARV; from the coding sequence GTGCACAAGCAGTTCGGCGACCTCGTCGCGGTCAAGGACCTCAATATCGACATCCGCGCCGGCGAGTTCTTCTCGATGCTCGGCCCGTCGGGATCCGGCAAGACGACGGTGCTGCGCATGATCGCGGGGTTCGAGGAGCCGACCTCGGGCAGGATCCTGCTTCACGGCAACGACGTCACAGCCTCGGCTCCCTTCGACCGCGAGGTCAACACGGTATTCCAGGACTACGCCCTGTTCCCGCACCTCAGCATCGCCGAGAACGTCGCGTACGGCCTGAAGGTGCGCGGCGTATCCAAGGGCGAGCGAGCACGCCTCGTCGGAGAAGCCCTCGAGCAGGTGCAACTCTCGCACGTGGCCGAGCGTCGCCCCTCGCAGCTCTCGGGAGGCCAGCGCCAACGCATCGCCCTGGCGCGCGCGCTGATCCTCCGCCCCAAGGTGCTGCTGCTCGACGAGCCGCTCGGCGCACTCGACAAGCAGCTTCGCGAGCAGATGCAGTTCGAGCTCAAGCAGATCCAGCGCGACGTGGGGATCACCTTCGTCTTCGTCACCCACGACCAGGAGGAGGCGCTCACCCTCTCCGACCGGGTCGCCGTGTTCAACGACGGCAAGATCGAGCAGGTCGGCAGCCCCCGCGAGGTCTACGAGTTTCCGCAGACCGAGTTCGTGGCCCGGTTCCTCGGCATCACCAACCTGCTCGCCGGCGACACCGCCCTCGCGATCCTGGGCGACTCGTCGCCCCACAGCGTGCGTCCCGAGCGGGTGCAGCTCGCCGATCCGACCGCCCCCGCCGCGGCCGGCACGGTCTCGCTGCCGGGTCGAGTGCTCGAGACCGTCTACGCCGGCGCCCACACCCGCTATCTCGTCGAAACGGAGAGCGGCATGCGCTTCATCGCGGAGAAGCAGAACAACCAGACCCCGCGCACCGACCCGAGCGTGCGGCGCGGCGACAGCGTCAGCCTCCAATTCGAGCGCGATCACGCCGTGGCGGTTCCCGGCGAACCCGCTCGGGTCTGA
- a CDS encoding thymidine phosphorylase produces the protein MEQLRDPEPFDVVDLITRKRFAGVLTRAEIDWLVDAFTRGAVAPEQMSALLMAVVIQGMGRDEIRDLTAAMIASGERMSFSGLGRPAIDKHSTGGVGDKITLPLVPLMASLGVAVPQLSGRGLGHTGGTLDKLESIPGWRAALSNDEMERMLRDVGGVICAAGSGLAPADRAMYALRDVTGTVASVPLIASSIMSKKIAEGADGLVLDVKFGSGAFLPSVDDARDLAETMTRLGADSGLRTVALITDMDAPLGRAVGNANEVREAVEVLSGGGPADVVELTLALAREMLELAGRGDADPEAALADGRAMDAWRRLIAGQGGDPDAPLPVAHETETVRAVSEGIVQRVDARAVGVGVWRLGAGRARPGDPVDHAAGVEVLVRPGDRVRAGDPLFEVSCDSPGRMARGIESLASAVEIGEGVPDPRPLVVERVIAD, from the coding sequence ATGGAGCAGCTCAGGGATCCCGAACCTTTCGACGTCGTCGACTTGATCACCCGCAAGCGATTCGCGGGGGTGCTCACCCGAGCCGAGATCGACTGGCTGGTCGACGCGTTCACCCGAGGTGCTGTGGCACCCGAGCAGATGAGTGCGCTGCTCATGGCGGTCGTGATCCAGGGAATGGGGCGCGACGAGATCCGTGATCTGACCGCTGCGATGATCGCGAGCGGCGAGCGCATGAGTTTCTCGGGGCTGGGGCGCCCCGCGATCGATAAGCACTCGACGGGCGGTGTGGGCGACAAGATCACGCTGCCGCTGGTGCCGCTCATGGCCTCGCTGGGGGTCGCGGTGCCGCAGCTGTCAGGGCGCGGGCTGGGGCACACGGGCGGCACCCTCGACAAGCTCGAGTCGATTCCGGGTTGGCGGGCCGCGCTGTCCAACGATGAGATGGAACGCATGCTGCGCGACGTGGGCGGTGTGATCTGCGCTGCGGGGTCGGGTCTCGCGCCGGCGGATCGTGCGATGTACGCGCTGCGCGATGTGACGGGCACTGTCGCCTCGGTCCCGCTGATCGCCTCCTCGATCATGAGCAAGAAGATCGCCGAGGGCGCCGACGGGCTGGTGCTCGACGTGAAGTTCGGTTCGGGCGCGTTCCTGCCGTCGGTCGACGATGCGCGGGATCTCGCGGAGACGATGACCAGGCTGGGCGCCGATTCGGGCCTGCGCACGGTGGCGCTCATCACCGACATGGACGCACCGCTCGGACGGGCGGTCGGAAACGCGAACGAGGTGCGCGAGGCGGTCGAGGTGCTGTCGGGCGGCGGGCCGGCCGATGTGGTGGAGCTGACGCTGGCGCTGGCGCGGGAGATGCTGGAGCTCGCCGGGCGCGGAGATGCGGACCCCGAGGCGGCTCTCGCCGACGGTCGGGCGATGGACGCGTGGCGGAGACTCATCGCGGGGCAGGGCGGTGACCCCGATGCGCCGTTGCCCGTCGCGCACGAGACGGAGACCGTGCGGGCGGTGTCCGAGGGGATCGTGCAGCGCGTCGACGCCCGCGCCGTGGGCGTCGGAGTGTGGCGCCTCGGCGCAGGCCGCGCGCGGCCGGGTGATCCGGTGGACCATGCGGCCGGGGTCGAGGTGCTCGTGAGGCCGGGCGATCGGGTGCGGGCCGGCGACCCGCTGTTCGAGGTCTCGTGCGATTCTCCGGGGCGGATGGCGCGAGGCATCGAGTCGCTCGCTTCTGCGGTGGAGATCGGAGAGGGGGTTCCGGATCCGCGTCCCCTCGTCGTGGAGCGCGTGATCGCTGACTGA
- a CDS encoding FadR/GntR family transcriptional regulator has product MTGSLTQSPPSRLRTAAFAPIGEEGRTEQVVSRIVQAISVGAFTEGERLPSETELSGLLGVAVVTVREALGALRHRGLIETRRGRHGGSFVRSSHGSVEEVNARTLAAMPRVALADLGVHYEVIVSACADYACLRATPDELDVARGILDAARDLPPQLWRRRITEVQLELAALSQSVRLTTEHVRVQTEFTPLLALQDHDDSARLTTHDALVAQIDATRVGDSSRTREVVRESVRGSVRWLVAFRADLLASPHEEAFRATLESRRADDRSG; this is encoded by the coding sequence GTGACCGGTTCACTCACGCAGTCGCCCCCGAGTCGCCTCCGGACGGCGGCCTTCGCCCCGATCGGCGAGGAGGGCCGCACCGAGCAGGTCGTATCGCGCATCGTGCAGGCGATCTCGGTCGGCGCCTTCACCGAGGGCGAGCGGCTGCCCAGCGAGACGGAGCTCTCCGGTCTGCTCGGTGTGGCCGTGGTGACCGTGCGCGAAGCGCTGGGAGCGCTGCGTCATCGCGGTCTCATCGAGACTCGACGCGGTCGGCACGGCGGCAGCTTCGTGCGCTCGAGCCATGGCTCGGTCGAGGAGGTGAACGCGAGAACGCTCGCCGCGATGCCCCGTGTCGCGCTCGCCGACCTCGGGGTGCACTACGAGGTGATCGTGAGTGCCTGCGCCGACTACGCCTGCCTCCGCGCCACCCCCGACGAACTCGACGTGGCGCGGGGCATTCTCGACGCCGCCCGCGACCTGCCCCCGCAGCTCTGGCGCCGCCGCATCACGGAGGTGCAGCTCGAGCTCGCCGCGCTCAGTCAGTCGGTGCGGCTCACGACCGAGCACGTGCGAGTGCAGACCGAGTTCACGCCGCTGCTCGCGCTGCAGGATCACGACGACTCGGCGCGCCTGACGACGCATGACGCGCTCGTCGCCCAGATCGACGCGACCAGGGTTGGCGACTCCTCGAGGACCCGTGAGGTCGTGCGCGAGAGCGTGCGCGGCTCGGTGCGCTGGCTGGTCGCATTCCGCGCCGACCTCCTCGCCAGTCCGCACGAAGAAGCGTTTCGTGCCACACTTGAGTCACGACGGGCGGACGACCGCTCCGGATAA
- a CDS encoding YihY/virulence factor BrkB family protein codes for MTTPRDPRPSSEGRDRGAFRVSAAGRELVQQGQGVWSRVRDSRPLRSFFHFTDVGGSVLAAGMSYQAVFAVFAALWIGFSVFGIVLRGRPELLDSLIEQLNLLVPGLVGTGDGGAVSLTTLLQGRTLDWSSAVAGVALVYVAVTWFTGTRRAIRIIFGLEVRQYRNVLLLKLRDLVLAVAFMLAIMVSAALTVFSSNLTTLLLSWIGGDPDGWLMSGLGTIARYGAMYVFDTLVLVAIFKFLAEVHVPRWSLVRGCALGGLALFGIKVLGASLLGGASNNPLLASFAVLVGLLIWFNVICRTLLLTGCWIAVGQDADLGRPDPERSRLLDVF; via the coding sequence ATGACGACGCCCCGCGATCCTCGCCCCTCCTCGGAGGGGCGGGATCGCGGGGCGTTTCGCGTCTCCGCGGCCGGTCGCGAACTCGTGCAGCAGGGGCAGGGCGTCTGGTCGCGGGTCAGGGATTCGCGTCCGCTCCGATCGTTCTTCCACTTCACCGATGTCGGCGGGTCGGTGCTCGCGGCCGGCATGAGCTATCAGGCAGTGTTCGCCGTGTTCGCGGCGCTGTGGATCGGCTTCAGCGTGTTCGGGATCGTGCTGCGCGGGCGGCCCGAGCTGCTCGACTCGCTGATCGAGCAGCTCAACCTGCTCGTGCCCGGACTGGTCGGCACGGGCGACGGCGGTGCGGTGTCGCTGACGACGCTGCTGCAGGGCCGCACGCTCGACTGGAGCAGCGCCGTCGCGGGCGTCGCCCTCGTCTACGTCGCGGTCACATGGTTCACGGGCACGCGTCGCGCGATCCGCATCATCTTCGGCCTGGAGGTGCGGCAGTACCGCAATGTGCTGCTGCTGAAGCTTCGCGATCTGGTGCTCGCGGTGGCCTTCATGCTGGCGATCATGGTGTCGGCGGCACTGACGGTGTTCAGTTCGAACCTCACGACCCTGCTGCTGTCTTGGATCGGCGGGGATCCGGACGGCTGGCTCATGAGCGGTCTCGGCACGATCGCGCGTTACGGCGCGATGTACGTGTTCGACACGCTCGTGCTCGTCGCGATCTTCAAGTTCCTCGCCGAGGTCCACGTGCCGCGGTGGAGTCTGGTGCGCGGTTGCGCGCTCGGCGGATTGGCGCTGTTCGGGATCAAGGTGCTGGGCGCCTCGCTGCTGGGCGGGGCCTCGAACAATCCGCTGCTCGCCTCGTTCGCCGTGCTGGTGGGCCTGCTGATCTGGTTCAACGTGATCTGCCGCACGCTGCTGCTGACGGGCTGCTGGATCGCGGTCGGGCAAGACGCGGATCTGGGGCGGCCCGACCCCGAGCGATCACGCCTCCTCGACGTGTTCTGA
- the sdhC gene encoding succinate dehydrogenase, cytochrome b556 subunit: protein MSAQTAEAAPAAKKKSRPGGTLYRGNEGMWSWVLHRITGVAIFFFLLVHVLDTALVRVSPEAYNAVMSVYKTPIMGLGEAALVAAIVFHAYNGIRIILVDYWRKGAQYQRTMFWIVVAAWVITMAGFLPRHLMNVFGH from the coding sequence GTGTCAGCCCAAACGGCAGAGGCCGCACCCGCGGCGAAGAAGAAGAGTCGCCCGGGTGGCACTCTCTACCGCGGCAACGAGGGCATGTGGTCGTGGGTGCTGCACCGTATCACGGGCGTCGCCATCTTCTTCTTCCTGCTCGTGCACGTGCTCGACACCGCGCTCGTGCGTGTGAGCCCCGAGGCTTACAACGCCGTCATGAGCGTCTACAAGACTCCCATCATGGGTCTCGGCGAGGCCGCCCTCGTCGCCGCGATCGTGTTCCACGCCTACAACGGCATCCGCATCATCCTGGTCGACTACTGGCGCAAGGGTGCGCAGTACCAGCGCACGATGTTCTGGATCGTGGTGGCCGCTTGGGTCATCACGATGGCCGGCTTCCTGCCGCGTCACCTGATGAACGTGTTCGGGCACTAG
- a CDS encoding DUF2277 domain-containing protein — protein MCRSIHTLHNFEPAATSDEVHAAALQYVRKIAGTTRPSKANAPAFERAVAEIAHATQHLLDELVATTPPKSREVEAEKKRARAISSGRYDR, from the coding sequence ATGTGTCGCAGCATTCATACCCTTCATAACTTCGAGCCCGCAGCAACGAGCGATGAGGTCCACGCCGCCGCGCTTCAGTACGTGCGGAAGATCGCGGGAACCACGAGGCCCTCGAAGGCGAACGCGCCCGCCTTCGAGCGTGCGGTGGCCGAGATCGCCCACGCCACGCAGCACCTGCTCGACGAGCTGGTCGCCACGACGCCGCCCAAGAGCCGAGAGGTCGAGGCCGAGAAGAAGCGGGCGCGCGCCATCTCGTCCGGCCGCTACGACCGCTGA
- a CDS encoding endonuclease domain-containing protein produces MSIEHELRRAGGVLPSSELLARGFSRYDVSRAIAEGAVMRPRNGWLAVRNADPQLVYAARHRVVLSCITQAARLGLWVLRHAEPHVAAHLTSKKAAAPGAVVHWRRPLVLRPPAMLADHLENVLDCVASCQPRDAALAIWDSALRKKLIDYPSLETLPFRGVARALLRECTPLADSGTETLFRTRLGWLRIPIRPQAWVLGHRVDFLIGDRLIVQIDGVQHGEEQQSQIDKRHDAALGERGYYVIRVTYAQVVHHWHEVEELVLKAIARGKHLPARR; encoded by the coding sequence ATGTCGATCGAACATGAACTGCGCAGGGCTGGCGGGGTCCTGCCCTCCTCCGAGCTGCTCGCACGCGGATTCTCCAGGTACGACGTGTCCAGGGCGATCGCCGAGGGGGCAGTGATGCGGCCGAGAAACGGTTGGTTGGCGGTGAGGAATGCGGATCCCCAGCTGGTCTACGCCGCGCGTCATCGAGTGGTGCTCAGCTGTATCACCCAGGCCGCCCGGCTGGGGCTGTGGGTCCTGCGGCATGCGGAACCCCACGTCGCCGCCCATCTGACTTCGAAGAAAGCTGCGGCTCCCGGTGCTGTGGTGCATTGGAGGCGGCCGCTGGTCCTGCGTCCGCCTGCCATGCTCGCCGACCATCTGGAGAACGTGCTCGATTGCGTGGCGTCCTGTCAGCCTCGTGACGCGGCCCTCGCGATCTGGGATTCTGCCCTCCGGAAGAAGCTGATCGATTACCCGTCCCTAGAAACGCTGCCGTTCCGAGGCGTTGCACGGGCGCTGCTGCGGGAGTGCACGCCGCTCGCAGACTCGGGCACCGAGACGCTGTTCCGCACCAGACTGGGGTGGTTGCGCATCCCGATCCGTCCTCAGGCCTGGGTGCTCGGGCATCGCGTCGACTTCCTGATCGGCGATCGCCTGATCGTGCAGATCGACGGGGTACAACACGGAGAGGAGCAGCAGAGCCAGATCGACAAACGACATGACGCGGCTCTCGGGGAACGCGGGTACTACGTGATCAGGGTGACCTACGCGCAGGTGGTGCATCACTGGCACGAGGTCGAGGAGCTGGTTCTCAAGGCCATCGCGCGCGGCAAACATCTTCCAGCGCGCCGTTGA
- a CDS encoding succinate dehydrogenase hydrophobic membrane anchor subunit yields the protein MTMTIESPRSQAPAKKRTNWEKWGWIYMRVSGVLLVVLVFGHLFSNLIATPGGVHAIDFGFVGGKLANPFWQVWDVLLLWLALIHGANGMRTIVNDYVVRPGLAKTFKVLLFLSAALLILLGTFVVFTLDPCPAGADPSLVASFCTAS from the coding sequence ATGACGATGACCATCGAATCCCCGCGCTCGCAGGCCCCCGCCAAGAAGCGCACCAATTGGGAGAAGTGGGGCTGGATCTACATGCGCGTCTCGGGCGTTCTGCTCGTGGTGCTCGTGTTCGGACACCTCTTCTCCAACCTGATCGCGACGCCCGGCGGCGTCCACGCGATCGACTTCGGCTTCGTGGGCGGCAAGCTCGCCAATCCGTTCTGGCAGGTGTGGGACGTGCTGCTGCTGTGGCTCGCCCTCATTCACGGCGCCAACGGCATGCGCACCATCGTGAACGACTACGTCGTCCGCCCGGGTCTCGCGAAGACCTTCAAGGTGCTGCTGTTCCTGTCGGCCGCGCTGCTGATCCTGCTCGGCACTTTCGTGGTGTTCACGCTCGATCCCTGCCCCGCGGGTGCCGATCCGTCGCTCGTCGCATCGTTCTGCACCGCGTCGTAG
- a CDS encoding succinate dehydrogenase iron-sulfur subunit, with product MSTATAEATSVESSGAAGGAPDAPQSFTVTLLVRRYNPESGRDAYWEDFDVEMYPTDRILDALHRIKWDQDGSLAFRRSCAHGICGSDAMRINGKNRLACKTLIKDLDITKPIYVEAIKGLPLEKDLIVDMEPFFAAYRAVNPFLMADSAPPAPGQERLQTIEDRERFDDTTKCILCAACTTSCPVFWTDGQYFGPAAIVNAHRFIFDSRDDNAQVRLDVLNDTEGVWRCRTTFNCTDACPRGIQVTKAIAEVKAAIRTGKTK from the coding sequence ATGAGCACAGCTACTGCCGAGGCTACGTCCGTCGAGTCCTCCGGGGCCGCCGGCGGCGCACCCGATGCGCCCCAGTCGTTCACCGTCACCCTGCTGGTGCGCCGCTACAACCCCGAGTCGGGTCGCGATGCGTACTGGGAGGATTTCGATGTCGAGATGTACCCGACCGACCGCATCCTCGACGCGCTGCACCGCATCAAGTGGGATCAGGACGGCAGCCTCGCCTTCCGCCGATCCTGCGCGCACGGCATCTGCGGTTCCGACGCGATGCGCATCAACGGCAAGAACCGGCTCGCCTGCAAGACCCTCATCAAGGATCTCGACATCACGAAGCCGATCTACGTCGAGGCGATCAAGGGCCTGCCCCTCGAGAAGGACCTGATCGTCGACATGGAGCCGTTCTTCGCTGCGTACCGCGCGGTCAACCCGTTCCTCATGGCCGACTCGGCACCGCCGGCCCCCGGCCAGGAGCGCCTGCAGACGATCGAGGATCGCGAGCGTTTCGACGACACCACGAAGTGCATCCTGTGCGCGGCATGCACCACGAGCTGCCCGGTGTTCTGGACCGACGGCCAGTACTTCGGTCCGGCCGCGATCGTCAACGCGCACCGCTTCATCTTCGATTCGCGCGATGACAACGCTCAGGTGCGCCTCGACGTGCTGAACGACACCGAGGGCGTGTGGCGCTGCCGCACCACCTTCAACTGCACCGACGCGTGCCCTCGCGGCATCCAGGTCACCAAGGCAATCGCCGAGGTGAAGGCCGCGATCCGCACCGGCAAGACGAAGTAG